The Loxodonta africana isolate mLoxAfr1 chromosome 12, mLoxAfr1.hap2, whole genome shotgun sequence genome segment cctagagtttccaaggagcggctggtggattccaactcctgaccttttggttaacagacaagctcttaaccactgccccaccagggctccttttaaataaAAGCACCTGAATTTTCCTTCGGCAAACTGTCCTGCCCTTTCTCTCTCCAAGTCTGAcgtccccgccccgcccccaccccatgGTGAGCACATGAACCAGGACTGGCCTGGGTCTACAGTGACGGTTCAGGGACAAGCACGGGACCCACTGAGACTCAGCCCCTCAACTTACCCTCAGGAAGGAGGCTCTCTCTGCAGGGGCTGCTGAGCTGGAAGGATGTGAATCTACCCTGGTGGCTGCCATGAGGAAAGACTGGAGTCAGTACATGGGGAAGCAGAGGGCTGGAGAGGGAGACAAGAACCCCAATTATTTACTTGGAGTTCCCAGATCCAGCCAATCCTGAAGCAAATTACTTCTATTGAAATGTTCAGTTTCATGAGCtggtcatttttttcctctttcctcctcttccttttttggttatttttttaattgtgctttgggtgaaagtttacagctcaagttaatttctataCAAagatttatgcacacattgttttgtgacactacctgcaatccccacaatgtaacagcacactccccttttcctccctggtttttctttttgtttttaatagactttgctttttagagcagttttaggtttacagaaaaattgagcagaaagaATAGAGTTCCCATATTTctgaccaccccccccccccgcaccccCGTTTCTTCTGTTGTTGCCTGCTCCCTACAGCCAgaccttcagatgactgcagctctGGCCAACACCTTGATCGCAGTCTCTGGGAGGTCCTGAGCTAGAGGCACCCAGCAAAGTACCAtgcccagattcctgacccacgGGAACCGTGAGATCATAaaagtgtgttgttttaagcctctaactttaggggtaatttgttacacagcaataaataactaataacccaaacccattgccatcaagtcgattccgactcatagcgaccgtattaagacagagtagaactgccccatagggtttccaaggagcgcctggtggattcaaactcctgaccttttagttagcagctgtagctcttaaccactacaccaccagggtttccaaataactaatacccactaaaaaaaaaaaaaaaaaaacccattgctgtcaagttgattccaactcatagtgaccttatagaacagaatagaactgcccaaggagtggctgttggattcaaactgctgaccttttagttagcagctctatctcttaaccactgtgccaccagggctccaaataactAACACACACTCATATTTTCATAGGCTGAATTCCTGGTTGTAATCATttaggtctcagctcaaatgccaTCTCCTGACCTCTCCCATCACCCATCAGTTACTCTCAACCATatcattctgtttattttcttcagaGCATTATTTAGTCAGTCAGtccataaatgtttattaatCACTTATCGTGTTCAGGCACTGGGGAGACAGTGGTAAGTAAATCcaacaataaataagtaaaatagtaTATCAGATGGTACTGTGTTCTCAAGGAAATAAACAAATTTGAGCATGACTCACTCCCTTACTTCCTTATGGCCTTTGCTTAAATGCCACCTTCTCAGTAAGGTCTTCCTTAACCAAGGCATTTAAGATTACATAAGCCATGGCGAAATTCTTGTTTATTTGTTCACTTGTAATTGTCTGTCTGGCCCCACTAGTATGTAAGCGTCACGATGAAAGGACAATGTTTCTGTAGTTTACCAGTACATAATAGCTTTTAGAATAATCCTTAGCatatggctgttgttgttaggtgccgtgaagctgtttctaattcatagcaaccctatgcacaacagaacgaaactttgcccagtcctgtgccatcctcacaattgttgttatacttgagcccattgtcgcagccactgtgtcagtccatctcattgatggtcttcctctttttcactgaccctctacttgatcaagcatgatgtccttctccagggactggtccctcctgataacctgttcaaagtatgtgagacaaagtctcaccattctcgcttctaaggagcattctggctatacttcttccaggacaaatttgttcgttcttctggcagtccatggcatattcaatatccttcatcaacaccatacttcagagccatcaattcttctctagTCTTACTCATTTACTGtgcagctttcacaggcatgtgaggcaattgaaaacaccatggcttgggtcaggtgcgccttagtccttaaagtgacatctttgtctttgaacactttaaaaaggtcttttgcagcagatttgcccaatacagtatgtcatttgatttcttgactgctgcttccatgggtgttgattgtggatccaggtaaaatgaaatccttgatgacttcaatcttttctccgtttaccttGATGtcgctaattggtccagttgtgaggatttttgttttctttatcttaagGTATGACCCATACTGAGGTTCCATTTACTCCCATGTCTGGCAGCGAAGGATGACTTTCAGCTGGAAGCTTGGCTGGGTTGAAAGCCAGAACACCAGCAACATGCTTCCCTGTGGTCTCTGTCCGTGTGCTGTTTTGGACTTCCTTACAGCATGGCGGCTGGGTTCCAAGAGCCCCAGGGAGCAATGTGGAAGTCCGTGTTTTATGATAACATCATATCTGCCATACTCTATCACTCAAGGCAGTGACAAAGGTCTTTCCATGTTCAAAAGAAAGAGAGACAGCCCTCTCCCCCCTGTTTGACAGATGGCTGTCAAGATCAGACTGTAAAAAGAACACATGGGATGGGAACTCTTGTTGAGGCCATCTTTGGTAGATGTAATCTGTCACAAAAGCCACCATTTCAGTGCTCCTCAAACTTcacgttagaatcacctggggaacctTTAAAAGTTCAGTGCCCAGGCTGCACCTCAGACCAATTAAAGCAGAGTCCCTGGAGTGAGAACCAGGCATCAGTGTTTTTATTAACTCTCTCATCATCCCAGTGTGCAGCCAAGGCCTTCCCCCATGTGTTCAAAGCACCTGGTACAGTGTCTGGCTCATGAATAACCGGTGTTTCCCCacgtgaatttttttctttaagttataATTAGTTGTTTCTTTTTACAGTTATCTTCTAATTATGGCAAGTGATTGTGGTTTTTCCATTTTGGGTGGTTATAGAgtttccttttaaaatacatacgaGTAAAAAGGTAAGGAAGTGATTTTTTAAATGCTAAGTAAATAATGGTGTAAAAATGTCATGAGGttggcatctgacctcctgtcTCTTCCCAAGGGGgtagaagaatcaagatcaacagcccaaggctgaatcctatgaggcagaagtcGGGCATGCCTCATCTCTCCATCTTTACAATTTCTGACACCAAGGGTCCCTTCCCATGGCAGTCTGtacttctctgccgggttcaataattcattgcaatggccacacagaactcatagacaattCTCACaactatggggtttattagagaagtaacaggtgcagtaggggaaaaaaatcacaaagtttagtaaaacaaaaaggaagttTTATTCGGCACATATAAGCAGACAAGCATGacgccagagctaatgtctgcccgaatccaaggaaatattacaggataagcaagaatgggaaaaaggacaaccatgctgccacagccatgtctgcctgagtccagagaatattaatTACACAGtgaacaagaatgggaaaacagacaagcatgctgccacagacaTGTCTGTCTAAACCcacagaatattacagaataagcaagaatgggaaacggacaagcatgctaccacagccatgtctgcccgagtccaaggaaattaCAGAATAGGTAAAAGTgcgaaaacggacaagcatgctaccACAGTCaagtctgcctgagtccaaggaaggttagagtcatcagtatatatcaacattacaaatgggcaaagccattgaaagctccaccttttcacaaattggctagaaactgtgatcctacattttgaattgtctttcttaacaatcactggtacaggtttcagtaacgacagtcaggagggtcttcattggtccaacaaatttctattcactaaacgttaatagaaaaagataagagtggaaagtcttccGTGTTCTGGCTTCTGTGAAAGttcccctaaaagatattttccaagattattccaTCTACTGTCtgtatacctcagggcccagttatTGTGTcgttgtgagtccttgtgagcccaactCCAGccgggtcacattctctatgctcaaggacagggaataatcaTTCCAATATTTTTTCCTAAGTCataggttacagttcaggttgaGGAACGCTCGGATACAGGTCTTTCATCAGGACTGCCTCTTCTCAGTTATGCTCGCAGGCCCGCCACCTCTGCCTTGCTGGGGAAGGTGTTACAAGCTCTTTTAACTTTGCTGATAagggcccagaggcaccctactccacgaGTAACcttggcctgaaggcactcagctctagtcccaggggttggcaaacctagctccaagTGCCAGTAGGCACCCTACTCtaccaggaagccttctgcccAAACGCACTCACCTTTCTCTCTTCTTGGGCTGGGAAGCCTACCACGCTGCCttctgccagtctctcctgctgccgtttctctgctaccgcttctcgccatcttcagtgttacggctctctctctccctcagactcctggttccaggagcttcttagtgcagggatcccgggtccaaaagacacactcttggcccttcttccttggtggcgGTAAGATCCCCTTTTTGCTTTGGAATTGGCTCTATTataagcccagcaggatggcaaaacctaCCACTCCCTTTTGTGGGCCACAATTaatcttatttgcacagtccaaCCCAGACACttggatgggagttacaagacaatggcgagaaaggccacacaaaggtAATCCATCGCACAGCAAATGGTATAGCTTGAAGGCACATATGGCAGAAATCGCGAAAGGAGAAACCCAGAGGCATATATAGTCAATAATGGTAGCTGTGACTATTGCTGTTATTGGTATTGCTTTTGAGGAGTGCCTTTAAGGTGGGCTTTGAGAAAAGGGTGGGTGGAGGAGGCCCAGGACTTTTGCAAAACAAACAATCCATAATGAATGTCTCAATTCTCTGCAAGGTGCTGTCAATCCTTTGAATCGTGGAAACTTGTAAGCCTCTGGGGAGAAAGGGGGGTTATTGGTCCTCCCAGCCCTCAGGAAAAAAACCAGGAAATTGGGGCAACAGACACAACATCCaaccagaagagaaaaaaagaaagagtgtaGGAAAAGTGTGAGTGAAGACACAAAAGTGAGGTTCTGGAGAGCAGAGCCAGGTGCCTGTCTGGGACCCTAGTCCTCTGTGTCACTTtaacccagcccaacccctgAACCTCCCCTAGGCCTTGATTTCTCCTTCTGCAGAGTCGGGGAGTTAGCCTCTGACCCCCGGGATCCTTCCAGATTCAAATGCCTGTAATACCAAAAATTGCCTTAAGGCTCCTGAAACAGCCACTTAAGTCTTCTCAGCCAGTGGCTGTGCCATTGAAGGGTGAAGCCAGGGAAGACCAACCAGAGACCAGGAGTGAGGGGTGGTGTAGGGCCTCCTGACAATGTCAGAGGACCCAGTACACCAGGAGTGGCCACATCAGCTAGGGACATAGCATTTCCCAGCccttgttttcttctttgaagtTGAAAAGGAGGAGAGGCTAGTCGTTCCATTTGACAAGcgggaaaactgagactcagaaggAGTAATTGACCAGAAATTCGCTAGAACCTAGAATTCCCCACTGTCAGTACGTGGATTTTCCCAGGCTTATAGTAAAAAGGAAGCAGGCTTTAAAAATCAGACAGACCTGAGTTTATAAACCCAGCTCCTACAGgttctggctgtgtgaccttgagcaagttacctaACTTCTCTGAATATCAGTTTTCTGGTCTGCAAAATGAAAGCAATAATAGTATACCCTGTTGGGTTGTCGTAAGGATTAACTGGAGCAATGCCCATAAAACACAGAGTAACAACCCTATACAAGAGCTCTTACTATGATTTTCCAAACTTGACCCACCAAATCTGTGCTGAGCTAAGAGCTCGCTGCCCAGTGGTGCTGCTGCCATTTGCCTCCTGTGCTCAAGAGCTGACAGTGGCCCTAAAGCCTGATCCGAATCATACCCGCCTTGCAGTTTATGCCTTGAGCCAGGCCCTGATAAGGTAgtccaataaacatttgttgaatgaataaacaaataattatGGAAAGAGGCATTTGAGAGAAAAACTGAAGGAGCTTCATGAGATCCTGGCATAGACTTACCTTGCGATCCCAAGGAGGGATCTGCCTGGGGTGGAGGTGAGGAGACTGGTGATGGAGGGCAAGTCAGGGAAGACTTTGAAGAGAAAGCAGCACTTGAGCTGAGCCTTGCAGGGTGGGTGGAATTAAGGGCATCTCAGACAGAAGGGACCAGAGAAACGGAAGCATGTTCAAGGGCAAAGAGGAGGGACAGCAAGTCAGGTTTCAGCTCACATCAAGGAGTTGTCCTGAGGTAGAAATTGACAACCTTTAAGGACAGTAAATCTTCCATCCCTAGTGATattcaggaagccctggtggcgtagtggttaagtgctacagctgctaaccaaaaggtcagcagtttgaatctgccaggcactccttggaaactctacggggcagttctactctgtcctatagggtgctatgagtcagaatcgactagacggcactgggcttAGCGATATTCAAGCAGCAGAGGCAatcatggggtggggtggggttggaCTAGATACATTTTAATGTCCTTTCCACTCATGGATTCTGGGAATCTGTTATTAGGCTGGACTCAGAGGAGGTGGATGGATAGAAGGCCCGGAAGGTCCAAGCTGGTCTTTGTCTACTATGCGTGTGTTACTGCTCCAACGGGTGTCTCATTTCTCTGTCAACACTCTTGGGTCCCTAAGAACAACAGGCTCCAAGTTCTACAGACTTGGGCTTATGTGGAAGTTtacagaagaagaggaaaaagccTCTGCCCAGGGCCAGGCCTAGGGATTTTGTCCCCCCACTTCTGTTGAATCGGCCTATGGGCAATGTTTCTTGCTAGCATTTTCCAGTATCCATTCTTTCCTGTTTCCTTTACTAGTAAAATCCTGCCCTTCCtgaaattttggttaacagctaaataTATACTTCATTTTCCAGTGTCTCTTGTGGTCAGGCATGTCTCTGTGACTAAATTCTGAGCAGATGTGGTTTGTGGTCCTTTTAGGTTATACCTTTAAAAATGAATACGTGTGGACTACCCTGGTCCTTTCCCCCTTTGCTTTCCACAAGATGAGATGCAGATGTGATGGCGGGTCTCAGAGCAGCTATCTTGTACCTCGAGACGGAAGCCATCTTTTGAGAATGGCAGCACGAGCTAAAAGCATCTGGAATCCCTGACACAGTGGGATTGCCATTTTAGCCCAGGAATACTTACCCTTGAAGATGTTACAAGGGAGAAATAAGTTTCTACCCTGTTTTGTGTGACTGTTCAttacagcagcctgaacctgtatCTTAACTAATATATCCTCTTAGCTCCAGCCACGTCTCTTATTTGTCCCACATTTTTGCTCAAATGCTGGTACTGACACTGATACCACTGAGCGAAAACCTTCCTTGCCCAGCTGACCTCCTAGAACCCTGTCCTGGCAGCCCCCTTGGGAAGGGGACCCTCCTTGTGCTTGAGGACAGTAAGAATCCTTGAATTTGAGCCCTGAGTAAGCCAGTCCCTTCATGTTTGTAATCTTAGTTTTCTCCACTGTGTGGCTAGCACCAGTAAACACCGTTCCCTTCAAAAGGTGGTTTTATGCAACCACAACGTAATCATCAAGATTTTGATCTTGGGTAGAGGCTGGGGAGGAGGGTTGTTTCATGGACAGTACTGCAAAGAAAGAGGAAATTCCCACGCACCCAACAAGAGACCACAGAAACGTATACATCACAACACATGCATAATAAACACACGCTCATGGCAGTCGAGCTCTACAAAACCAGGAACACCCCCAAATACATGCACACAAAACGTTCTCATCGGTTCATGCAATGCAGACACATGCAGACAGAAAGGTGCCCCAAAAAACACCCCCACAAAGAGAGAGGggatacaaacacatacacaagCTGCAGCTGCTGTATTTTATCTCTTTATTGTTGCTGTCACCCAGTTTCTTCAGcatcttttttttgggggggtgtaccTCCCTAACTCTGCCCCTCCATTCTTTGTCTCATGCTCTCCATCTGGCCCTTTTGTTAGGGGCCCGGGATGCTTGCTTGGTGGCTCTTGGGGCCTCAGTCAGGTGGGGTAAGTCCTGGGGTCAAGGAGGCCTGGACCCTGCTCCCAGGTCCTAATTCCTCTGCAGTTCCGCCGCCGTGGTCCTGTCTCCATTGCTGTGGTGTGGTGTCTGTGCTCTGGCCTCATCTGCGGGGAGGGAAAGACACAGAGACCTGGTTTGAATTCTGCCGCTCCTGCTCAATGTATGCAccctaacctctctgggcctgtttccCTTTCTGTAAACCAAATTTCCCTCTAACTGGAAATACTGTTTCCCTTTTTGCTCTGGctattaccaaaccaaaccaaacccagtgccgtcgagtcgattccgactaacagcgaccctattggacaaagtagaactgccccacagagtttccaaggactgcctggaggattcgaactgccgaccctttggttagcagccgtagcacttaaccactgtaccaccagggtttccgctctgGTCATTAGGATATTTTATTCTGTGTAGAGACAACAGGAGTTCTGCAGACCGCTTTTCCTGCTTCTCCAAACCACACACATGTAAGCCTGTTCTTTTGAGGCAGAGGGACCTCCTTTGGTGCTCAGGGGGGCCCCCTGACTCCTTACCTCCAATTCTGTCTCAGGGACGTGCCCCTCTCTTTTTCTGCTCTGCATTCTGGAACTTGGTCACCAGTTTTCTCTCGTGCCCACCAGGACTGGGGCGGTTGGTGTTGGCAGCAGCTTCTCTCTTGGTGCGACCTTTCCGGCCACGTCCTCCTGGAAACCAAGGCTGGTGTCAGAGGGGAGGTGGGCTGAGGTGTGATAAAAGAGTTCACAGGAGAGGCAAGTAGGCAGACTGTGGCAGGGTAGGTAAGAGCTTGGGCTGGAGTAGGGAGACTGGGAGGTTGTCACCCTGTAACTCTGGGGCAGTCACAATCCCTGTCaacttgtttcctcatctgtgaaattagAGACCCCAGACGATCTGTAAGTGTGTGCGGTCCCAGGCTGATTAAGACAGGGTTCAGTGGATGGGAGATCA includes the following:
- the NUPR1 gene encoding nuclear protein 1 encodes the protein MMAAFPGAASPSQQPLGPEDEDSSLDEYDLYSLTHSYLGGRGRKGRTKREAAANTNRPSPGGHERKLVTKFQNAEQKKRGARP